From a single Alloactinosynnema sp. L-07 genomic region:
- a CDS encoding anthranilate phosphoribosyltransferase yields MTALLTRLVARDGPIDRADWHGFFDRLADGDLRRGEGAALLASLSTAMPDDDTLHALFDSLDERRGDPGVAFPDAVNIVGTGGGPRTFNVSTAAAVVAAAIGVRVIKTGSRAYTSKYGSFDLLEALGVGLTEDFADTAERLDRLGVAFAGQFVYPAEIARLASQIVPLDLRTVGTFVNRVGPFLAAMPVGAQLTGFSDERMLPALRLLARRDPNKRVWLCGNDFGADELISCTDNVVHPDDGETFTLAAGSPAPSEGTIEDLRPWPNPVEQFHAVLAGTGPATAVHTVCLNAAALGVLGGRFTDWADAFAAARDAVRGGAATDLLARVRSTDPAAVHA; encoded by the coding sequence GTGACCGCGCTGCTCACCAGGCTGGTCGCCAGGGACGGCCCCATCGACCGCGCCGACTGGCACGGGTTCTTCGACCGGCTGGCCGATGGCGACCTGCGCCGCGGCGAGGGCGCCGCCCTGCTCGCGTCGCTGTCCACCGCGATGCCCGACGACGACACGCTCCACGCGCTGTTCGACAGCCTCGACGAGCGGCGCGGCGACCCCGGTGTGGCTTTCCCGGACGCGGTGAACATCGTCGGGACCGGCGGCGGGCCGCGCACCTTCAACGTCTCCACGGCCGCGGCCGTCGTCGCCGCGGCGATCGGCGTGCGGGTGATCAAGACCGGGTCGCGCGCCTACACCAGCAAGTACGGCTCGTTCGACCTGCTCGAAGCCCTCGGCGTCGGGCTGACCGAGGACTTCGCGGACACCGCCGAGCGCCTCGACCGGCTGGGGGTGGCGTTCGCCGGCCAGTTCGTCTACCCGGCCGAGATCGCCCGGCTGGCGAGCCAGATCGTCCCGCTCGACCTGCGCACGGTGGGCACGTTCGTCAACCGGGTCGGCCCGTTCCTGGCCGCGATGCCGGTCGGCGCCCAGCTCACCGGGTTCTCCGACGAGCGGATGCTGCCCGCGCTGCGGCTGCTCGCCCGCCGCGACCCGAACAAGCGGGTGTGGTTGTGCGGCAACGACTTCGGCGCCGACGAGCTGATCAGCTGCACCGACAACGTCGTGCATCCCGATGACGGCGAGACATTCACCCTGGCCGCGGGGTCGCCCGCGCCCAGCGAGGGCACGATCGAGGACCTGCGGCCGTGGCCGAACCCGGTCGAGCAGTTCCACGCCGTGCTGGCCGGGACCGGGCCCGCGACCGCCGTGCACACCGTGTGCCTCAACGCCGCCGCGCTTGGCGTGCTGGGCGGCCGGTTCACCGACTGGGCCGACGCGTTCGCCGCGGCCCGCGACGCCGTGCGCGGCGGCGCGGCGACCGACCTGCTGGCGCGGGTGCGCTCGACCGATCCGGCGGCCGTCCATGCCTGA
- the trpA gene encoding tryptophan synthase subunit alpha: MPENAFFADRRPGEIGLALFLNAGDPPLSVLPDLLRALDESEVDCVELAVPFPDSITDGPVIRRSADRALADGTDLAEVLKCLDTVRGELRHTKIALLADWSHTVRPLGLAEFVATAADAAVDGLLVHGLPPRVRWAYREAAAAAGMPIVATCYPKSAQAVLAESAATASAYLYLVAHYGRTGSAPPDGFAQLGAVIDDLRTRTSAPIAVGFGVRGPSEVAALARAGADAAVVGSAAVAVVERAAEDRRDVVADLAEFVAMLKSINPTTPRSAK, encoded by the coding sequence ATGCCTGAGAACGCCTTCTTCGCCGACCGGCGGCCGGGTGAGATCGGCCTCGCCCTGTTCCTCAACGCGGGCGATCCCCCGCTGTCCGTGCTGCCCGACCTGCTGCGCGCGCTCGACGAGTCCGAAGTGGACTGCGTGGAGCTGGCGGTGCCGTTCCCGGACTCGATCACCGACGGGCCGGTGATCCGCCGCTCGGCCGACCGGGCCCTGGCCGACGGGACCGACCTCGCCGAGGTGCTCAAGTGCCTGGACACGGTGCGCGGCGAACTCCGGCACACCAAGATCGCGCTGCTCGCCGACTGGAGTCACACGGTCCGCCCCCTAGGGCTCGCGGAGTTCGTCGCCACGGCCGCCGACGCCGCGGTCGACGGCCTGCTGGTGCATGGGCTCCCGCCCCGCGTGCGGTGGGCCTACCGCGAGGCGGCGGCCGCGGCCGGGATGCCGATCGTGGCCACCTGCTATCCGAAGTCGGCGCAGGCCGTGCTCGCCGAGTCGGCGGCCACCGCGTCGGCCTACCTGTACCTGGTCGCCCACTACGGGCGCACCGGCTCCGCGCCGCCGGACGGGTTCGCCCAACTCGGCGCGGTGATCGACGACCTGCGGACCCGCACGAGCGCGCCCATCGCGGTCGGCTTCGGCGTGCGGGGACCCAGCGAGGTCGCCGCCCTCGCCCGCGCGGGAGCCGACGCCGCGGTGGTCGGCAGCGCGGCCGTCGCCGTCGTCGAGCGTGCGGCCGAGGACCGCCGCGACGTCGTCGCCGACCTCGCCGAGTTCGTCGCCATGCTCAAGTCCATCAACCCGACAACCCCAAGGAGTGCGAAGTGA
- a CDS encoding ectoine synthase → MIVRKLSEVATVEWGNGLSRRFLLESDGMGYTVTDTVVRAGTKSRLEYRRHLEACYCIEGAGEVVDADGNSHPIEPGTLYALDQHDAHFLVAAPDSDLRLVCVFSPALKGDEIHRLDSAEFSHY, encoded by the coding sequence GTGATCGTCCGCAAACTGTCCGAAGTGGCCACTGTCGAATGGGGCAACGGCCTGAGCCGCCGGTTCCTGCTGGAATCCGACGGGATGGGCTACACCGTCACCGACACGGTCGTCCGCGCGGGCACCAAGTCCCGGCTGGAGTACCGCCGCCACCTGGAGGCCTGCTATTGCATCGAGGGCGCGGGCGAGGTCGTCGACGCCGACGGCAACTCCCACCCCATAGAGCCGGGCACGTTATACGCCCTCGACCAACACGACGCCCACTTCCTCGTCGCCGCGCCGGACTCGGACTTGCGCCTGGTGTGCGTGTTCAGCCCGGCGCTCAAGGGCGACGAGATCCACCGGCTCGACTCGGCAGAGTTCTCCCACTACTGA
- a CDS encoding acyl-CoA dehydrogenase family protein codes for MIEWTQEQRDLRAGIDQWCAGLSADHVELDAAAEFPWHKWKMVQESGIAGLPFDEEYDGLGRDLLTTLYVLEGLGRGCRDSGLSFSLSTHMVSVGVPLQRFGAAALKRAHLPRIVSGDAIGAHAITEPDGGSDALRMRTKATRDGADFVLDGSKTFVSNGPVAGLFMIYARTHPKGGPLGITAFLVERDTPGLHVGNSIAKMGLRTSPLCEVFLDGCRVPAANVVGKVGTGFLVLDYVMKWEILCSFAITLGEMRHRLDQCVDYARERVQFGQPIGSYQAISHKIADMKVGVETTAKWIYDTAAKFAAGESITTDLAITKLVASEHNLASALAAVQIHGGNGYMAEYGVEKDLRNAVAGTIYSGTSEIQRNRVAAMLGVTK; via the coding sequence GTGATCGAGTGGACTCAGGAGCAGCGGGACCTGCGGGCCGGGATCGACCAGTGGTGCGCGGGGCTGTCCGCCGACCACGTCGAACTCGACGCGGCGGCGGAGTTCCCCTGGCACAAGTGGAAAATGGTCCAGGAGAGCGGTATCGCGGGCCTGCCGTTCGACGAGGAGTACGACGGCCTCGGCCGTGACCTGCTGACCACGCTCTACGTCCTGGAAGGGCTGGGCCGCGGCTGCCGCGACAGCGGGCTGAGCTTCTCGCTGTCGACCCACATGGTCAGCGTCGGCGTCCCGCTGCAGCGGTTCGGCGCCGCTGCGCTCAAACGCGCTCACCTGCCGAGAATCGTCTCCGGCGACGCCATCGGCGCGCACGCGATCACCGAGCCGGACGGCGGGTCCGACGCACTGCGGATGCGGACGAAGGCCACCAGGGACGGCGCGGACTTCGTGCTCGACGGGAGCAAGACCTTCGTGAGCAACGGTCCGGTCGCGGGCCTGTTCATGATCTACGCCCGCACCCATCCCAAGGGCGGACCCCTTGGCATCACGGCGTTCCTGGTCGAGCGGGACACGCCGGGGCTGCACGTGGGCAACTCCATCGCCAAGATGGGTCTGCGCACTTCGCCGCTGTGTGAGGTGTTCCTCGACGGGTGCCGGGTCCCGGCGGCCAACGTGGTCGGCAAGGTGGGAACCGGCTTCCTGGTGCTGGACTACGTGATGAAGTGGGAGATCCTCTGCTCCTTCGCCATCACCCTCGGCGAGATGCGCCACCGGCTCGACCAGTGCGTCGACTACGCGCGCGAGCGGGTCCAGTTCGGTCAGCCCATCGGCTCCTACCAGGCGATCTCCCACAAGATCGCCGACATGAAGGTCGGCGTGGAGACCACCGCGAAGTGGATCTACGACACCGCTGCCAAGTTCGCGGCGGGCGAGAGCATCACCACGGACCTGGCCATCACCAAACTGGTCGCCAGCGAGCACAACCTGGCCTCCGCGCTCGCGGCGGTGCAGATCCACGGCGGCAACGGCTACATGGCCGAGTACGGCGTCGAGAAGGACCTGCGCAACGCGGTGGCGGGGACGATCTACTCGGGCACCTCGGAGATCCAGCGCAACCGCGTCGCGGCGATGCTGGGGGTGACCAAGTGA